One stretch of Streptomyces sp. NBC_01142 DNA includes these proteins:
- a CDS encoding IS1182 family transposase, with protein MSLHGVELAEIPEETARVARAVFPKGCLAMRMRDVLGPVFADAQFEGLFPVRGRPAVSPARLALVSVLQFAEGLTDRQAAHAVRSRLDWKYALSLELADTGFDFSVLSEFRARLAESDADRVVFDAVLRAGGEAGLVKAGKRQRTDATHVLAVTRDLSRLEFVVETLRAVLNQVAEVAGEWLVTVAAPEWFDRYSARPEDSRFPSRWAARVEHGDQCGADGMVLLKAVWSVSAPPSLRALPAVELLRQTWVQQFYQADDAVRWREPKNTPPGLIRLRTPHEPGARTGSKRDLGWSGYKVHLSETCEPDAPHLITHIHTTPAPVSDIAVLEDIHTALAERELLPDEHLVDAGYVDAEQIHHARRDHGIDLVGPVGKVTNRKQAAGDFFDNTRFTIDWDQHTVTCPGGKQSTVWRATTSHRGTPVTRVKFPARECGPCELRTSCTDSPKGRALTFRPQAEHEILQQARIEQDTALWRRRYGHRAGVEGTISQGVQAFGLRRSRYRGLAKTRLQHHFTGAAINLARLDAWLTGRPLARTRISPFAALRPAG; from the coding sequence GTGTCGTTGCATGGGGTGGAGTTGGCGGAGATTCCGGAGGAGACCGCGCGGGTGGCGCGTGCGGTGTTCCCGAAGGGCTGTCTGGCGATGCGGATGCGGGATGTGCTCGGGCCAGTCTTCGCTGATGCCCAGTTCGAGGGGTTGTTCCCGGTGCGGGGGCGTCCGGCGGTGTCGCCGGCCCGGCTGGCGCTGGTGTCGGTGTTGCAGTTCGCGGAGGGGCTGACCGACCGGCAGGCCGCGCACGCGGTCCGCTCGCGTCTGGACTGGAAGTACGCCCTGTCTCTGGAGCTCGCCGATACCGGGTTCGACTTCTCCGTGCTCAGCGAGTTCCGGGCCCGGCTGGCCGAGTCGGATGCGGACCGGGTGGTGTTCGACGCGGTGCTTCGGGCCGGTGGGGAGGCCGGGCTGGTCAAGGCGGGCAAGCGGCAGCGTACGGACGCCACCCATGTGCTGGCCGTGACCAGGGACCTGAGCCGGCTGGAGTTCGTGGTCGAGACGCTGCGAGCGGTGCTGAACCAGGTTGCTGAGGTGGCCGGGGAATGGCTGGTGACGGTGGCGGCGCCGGAGTGGTTCGACCGCTACTCGGCCCGGCCGGAGGACAGCCGTTTCCCGTCCCGATGGGCGGCACGTGTCGAGCACGGAGACCAGTGCGGGGCCGATGGCATGGTGCTGCTTAAGGCTGTCTGGTCGGTGTCGGCGCCGCCCAGCCTGCGGGCCCTCCCGGCCGTGGAGTTGCTGCGCCAGACCTGGGTGCAGCAGTTTTACCAGGCCGACGACGCCGTGCGCTGGCGGGAGCCGAAGAACACCCCGCCGGGCCTGATCCGCTTACGCACCCCGCACGAACCCGGGGCAAGGACCGGATCCAAGCGGGATCTGGGCTGGTCCGGCTACAAGGTCCACCTCAGCGAGACCTGCGAGCCCGACGCACCGCACCTGATCACCCACATCCACACCACCCCGGCACCGGTCAGTGACATCGCTGTCCTGGAGGACATCCACACCGCGCTGGCCGAGCGTGAGCTCTTGCCGGACGAGCACCTGGTGGACGCCGGATACGTGGACGCCGAGCAGATCCACCACGCTCGCCGCGACCACGGCATTGACCTCGTCGGCCCTGTCGGGAAGGTGACCAACCGGAAACAGGCGGCCGGGGACTTCTTCGACAACACTCGCTTCACCATCGACTGGGACCAGCACACGGTCACCTGTCCCGGAGGTAAACAGAGCACTGTCTGGCGAGCGACCACCAGCCACCGGGGCACCCCCGTGACCCGGGTCAAGTTCCCGGCCAGAGAGTGCGGCCCCTGCGAGCTGAGGACGTCGTGCACCGACTCGCCCAAGGGACGCGCACTCACCTTCCGCCCCCAGGCCGAGCACGAGATCCTCCAACAGGCCCGGATCGAACAGGACACCGCGCTATGGCGACGACGCTACGGGCACCGTGCTGGGGTCGAGGGCACCATCTCCCAAGGCGTCCAGGCGTTCGGCCTGCGCAGATCCCGCTACCGCGGCCTCGCCAAAACCCGGCTGCAACACCACTTCACCGGAGCCGCCATCAACCTCGCCCGCCTCGACGCCTGGCTCACCGGCAGACCCCTCGCCCGCACCCGTATCTCACCCTTCGCAGCACTCCGCCCCGCTGGATGA
- a CDS encoding glycoside hydrolase family 15 protein: MTRTDYPPVSDYAFLSDCHSVALVSRDASVEWACFHRFDGRSVFARILDRNRGGYFRIAPVGQFTTTRRYLPDTNVLETRFDTATGVVTVTDCLPVREDLTRPGRVERRPPEGLLLRTVRSESGTVDVELEFAPRFEYGMTVPHMELTDEDLAVVTGGPDCLLLQSGLAPLKVDDLGNCTARTTLTEGQVAHVALTYARAGALTIERHSLVDLNGRLAETVAFWTNWAARCTYQGPHRDAVVRSALVLKGLIYDETGALAAAPTTSLPEEIGGERNWDYRYTWLRDSAAMLGSLGALGYLEEAERFGDWLLRTTAGRAEDLQIMYGIGGERLLHEVELDHLEGYRASRPVRVGNGAWDQFQLDTYGELLEATLLILKLRGRQIIAPRGVRFLRDVVDLNIKRWKEPDEGIWEIRGERRNFVFSKLMAWAAVDCGIRLLDMVPAPAQEPGLRERWAQARQEIRTTLETKGVDPKTGAFLQAFDHDELDASSLQVSLRGFLPGNDPRILATIDRTEAELTRNGHVYRYLGADGLSGEEGSFVFCTLWLASALARAGRTEKAEKYLAGVLDCANDLGLLAEEVDPDTGEQLGNFPQGFSHLGVIAAALNLAYAQSGADAPWPPRRSGTDED, translated from the coding sequence ATGACCAGGACCGATTACCCGCCGGTCTCCGACTACGCCTTCCTCAGCGACTGCCACTCCGTGGCGCTGGTGAGCCGCGACGCGTCGGTGGAATGGGCATGCTTCCACCGCTTCGACGGGCGATCGGTCTTCGCCCGCATACTGGACCGGAACCGAGGCGGCTACTTCCGCATAGCCCCGGTAGGACAGTTCACCACCACCCGTCGCTACCTGCCGGACACGAACGTGCTGGAGACCCGCTTCGACACGGCCACCGGAGTCGTCACCGTGACGGACTGCCTGCCGGTGCGTGAGGACCTCACCCGCCCCGGCCGGGTCGAGCGGCGGCCCCCGGAGGGACTGCTGCTGCGCACCGTGCGCAGCGAGTCGGGCACAGTCGACGTGGAGCTGGAGTTCGCCCCCAGATTCGAGTACGGGATGACCGTCCCGCACATGGAACTCACCGACGAGGATCTGGCCGTGGTCACCGGAGGCCCGGATTGCCTGCTTCTGCAGAGCGGGCTGGCACCGCTCAAGGTCGACGACCTCGGCAACTGCACCGCGCGGACGACCCTGACGGAGGGGCAGGTCGCCCACGTGGCTCTCACCTACGCGCGGGCCGGGGCACTGACCATCGAGCGTCACTCCCTCGTCGACCTGAACGGCAGGCTGGCGGAGACCGTGGCGTTCTGGACCAACTGGGCCGCGCGGTGCACCTACCAGGGCCCCCACCGCGACGCCGTGGTGCGTAGCGCGCTCGTGCTGAAGGGACTCATCTACGACGAGACCGGCGCTCTGGCCGCGGCCCCCACCACCTCGCTCCCCGAGGAGATCGGTGGAGAACGCAACTGGGACTACCGCTACACCTGGCTGCGCGACTCCGCGGCCATGCTCGGCTCGCTGGGCGCCCTCGGGTATCTGGAGGAAGCGGAGCGGTTCGGTGACTGGCTGCTGCGCACGACCGCGGGCCGGGCCGAGGACCTGCAGATCATGTACGGCATCGGCGGTGAGCGGCTGCTGCACGAAGTCGAACTGGACCATCTGGAGGGCTACCGTGCCTCTCGCCCGGTCCGGGTGGGAAACGGCGCGTGGGACCAGTTCCAGCTGGACACGTACGGCGAACTGCTGGAAGCGACGCTGCTCATCCTGAAGCTGCGCGGCCGGCAGATCATCGCCCCGCGCGGCGTGCGGTTCCTGCGCGACGTGGTGGACCTCAACATCAAGCGCTGGAAGGAGCCCGACGAGGGTATCTGGGAGATCCGCGGCGAGCGCCGGAATTTCGTCTTCTCCAAACTGATGGCATGGGCCGCCGTCGACTGCGGCATCCGCCTCCTCGACATGGTCCCCGCGCCGGCTCAGGAGCCGGGGTTGCGGGAGCGTTGGGCACAAGCCCGCCAGGAGATTCGGACGACCTTGGAAACCAAGGGAGTTGACCCCAAGACCGGTGCGTTCCTCCAGGCCTTCGACCACGACGAACTCGACGCATCCTCGCTGCAGGTGAGCCTGCGGGGCTTCCTGCCCGGGAACGATCCCAGGATCCTCGCCACGATCGACCGGACGGAAGCCGAGCTGACCCGCAACGGCCACGTCTACCGCTACCTCGGGGCGGACGGCCTGTCGGGCGAGGAGGGCTCGTTCGTCTTCTGCACCCTGTGGCTGGCGTCCGCCCTGGCACGTGCCGGCCGCACCGAGAAAGCAGAGAAGTACCTCGCCGGCGTCCTGGACTGCGCCAACGACCTCGGCCTCCTGGCGGAGGAGGTCGACCCCGACACCGGGGAGCAACTCGGCAACTTCCCCCAGGGGTTCAGCCATCTCGGCGTCATCGCGGCCGCACTGAACCTGGCCTACGCCCAATCCGGAGCCGACGCGCCCTGGCCTCCCCGGCGGTCGGGCACAGACGAGGACTGA
- a CDS encoding DUF6281 family protein, with product MNRAVRSAGLLLAATLTVPTAGCAADDSSDGGAPSCAIQFTYDGRTYRDVANVDFTVADKLGSATKPPCDDTGGQDEAEEAGTTETAYEVDGLSPKVAIAVGDTPEDAVFVVSYSGSELPPEVKRLIDGS from the coding sequence ATGAACCGAGCCGTACGATCTGCGGGCCTGCTGCTGGCGGCGACTCTGACGGTGCCGACCGCAGGGTGCGCCGCCGACGACAGCAGCGACGGGGGGGCACCGTCCTGCGCGATCCAGTTCACCTATGACGGCCGGACGTACCGGGATGTCGCGAACGTGGATTTCACGGTCGCCGACAAGCTGGGCAGTGCTACCAAGCCGCCGTGCGACGACACAGGCGGCCAGGACGAAGCCGAGGAGGCTGGAACCACAGAGACCGCCTACGAAGTGGACGGCCTCTCTCCGAAGGTGGCGATCGCCGTCGGGGACACCCCCGAGGACGCCGTATTCGTCGTCTCCTACTCCGGCTCGGAACTCCCGCCCGAGGTGAAGAGACTGATCGACGGCTCATGA
- a CDS encoding DciA family protein — protein MTETVNTTTSSEQPAPELSGVDLSRVALHQAREAAKARGEGGTRKTKRRTRTTAARRDGREPTGFAAVLQGLMADRAWDVPAAGGSILDQWPAIAATVSPNLPAHVTAVAFHADSGQLDLRPDSSAYATQLRLISSRIVAAVNDGVGTQAVRTVQVLAVGATGPAHRADLERGGPRSSRPARRAPAA, from the coding sequence ATGACCGAGACCGTGAACACCACCACCAGCAGCGAGCAGCCGGCCCCGGAGCTGTCCGGCGTCGACCTGTCACGGGTCGCACTGCACCAGGCCCGCGAAGCCGCCAAGGCCCGCGGCGAGGGCGGGACTCGGAAGACGAAGCGCCGCACCCGCACCACGGCGGCCCGGCGCGACGGCCGGGAGCCGACCGGGTTCGCAGCGGTGCTCCAGGGCCTGATGGCCGACCGGGCCTGGGACGTCCCTGCCGCAGGCGGCAGCATCCTGGACCAGTGGCCGGCAATCGCGGCCACCGTCTCCCCGAACCTGCCCGCGCACGTCACCGCCGTTGCCTTCCACGCCGACTCCGGCCAACTGGACCTGCGCCCGGACTCGTCCGCGTACGCCACCCAGCTGCGGCTGATCAGCTCCCGGATCGTCGCCGCGGTGAACGACGGGGTCGGCACACAGGCGGTCCGCACCGTCCAGGTCCTGGCCGTTGGCGCGACCGGCCCGGCGCACCGCGCCGACCTTGAGAGGGGCGGACCCAGATCATCCCGACCAGCTCGCCGCGCACCAGCGGCATGA
- a CDS encoding LysR family transcriptional regulator, producing MSDDNAERVPLAHRVPDLGALELLLAVARHGSLGRAARELGITQPAASSRVRSMERRLGVALVDRSPRGSQLTEAGALVTDWARRVVEAAEAFDAGAQALRGRRDSRLRVAASMTIAEYLLPGWLIALRAERPGTAVSLLAGNSSSVARRLLEGEADLGFVEGLSVPEGLDGTVIGRDRLLVVAAPSHPWARRRSPLTPAELAAAPLILRERGSGTRQVLDSALSECGGLAEPLMELASTTAVKGAAVSGAGPAVLSELAVTEELASRRLTAIPVEGVHLRRDLRAVWPHSHRPTGPARDLLSLTRRAPGVF from the coding sequence ATGAGTGACGACAACGCGGAACGTGTGCCGCTCGCCCACCGGGTGCCGGACCTGGGCGCGCTGGAGCTGCTGCTCGCTGTCGCCCGGCACGGCAGCCTGGGGCGGGCGGCCCGCGAACTCGGGATCACCCAGCCCGCCGCCAGCAGCCGGGTCCGCTCCATGGAGCGCCGACTCGGCGTGGCCCTGGTGGACCGCTCGCCGCGCGGATCGCAGCTGACCGAAGCGGGCGCGCTGGTCACGGACTGGGCGCGGCGGGTCGTGGAAGCGGCAGAGGCGTTCGACGCGGGTGCGCAGGCACTACGGGGGCGGCGCGACTCGCGGCTGCGGGTGGCGGCTTCGATGACCATCGCGGAGTACCTGCTCCCGGGGTGGCTGATCGCGCTCCGTGCCGAGCGTCCCGGTACGGCGGTTTCGCTGCTGGCCGGGAACTCCTCCAGCGTGGCCCGGCGGCTGCTGGAGGGTGAGGCGGATCTCGGCTTCGTGGAGGGGCTGTCCGTGCCGGAGGGCCTGGACGGGACGGTCATCGGCCGCGACCGGCTGCTCGTGGTCGCGGCACCGAGCCACCCGTGGGCCCGCCGCCGGTCGCCGCTCACCCCGGCGGAACTGGCGGCCGCGCCCCTCATCCTGCGCGAACGGGGCTCGGGTACGCGCCAGGTCCTGGACTCGGCGCTGAGCGAGTGCGGCGGCCTTGCGGAGCCGCTCATGGAGCTTGCCTCGACCACTGCGGTCAAGGGGGCGGCGGTGAGTGGTGCGGGCCCGGCGGTCCTGAGCGAGCTCGCGGTCACGGAGGAGCTGGCGTCTCGCCGCCTCACGGCGATCCCGGTGGAGGGCGTCCACCTGCGCCGCGACCTGCGCGCGGTCTGGCCCCACTCCCACCGCCCGACGGGCCCGGCGCGCGACCTGCTCTCGCTGACGAGGAGAGCGCCGGGGGTTTTCTGA
- a CDS encoding TDT family transporter yields MVIAVQPRTHAAATALAAPRLPSLRHFGPNWYATVMGTAIVANAGIALPVDLPGLETACIAVWALSAALLALVLAARGAHWFHHREQARAHLLDPSVAPFYGCLSMALLAVGIGTLTVGQEVIGEQSALTVAAVLFVTGTLIGLAAAVVVPYLMVERRLVTPDNASPVWLLPVVSPMVAASFGPLLVPHLPAGQWREAMLLASYAMFGISLLATFVILPMVFSRLVRHGPLPLVLTPTLFLVLGPLGQSTTAVNKLADVAPGAIRAPYADGFAAFAVIYGVPVMGFAMLWLALAGAMVVRAVRDGMPFAMTWWAFTFPVGTCVTGAEGLAQHTGLAAFDWLAVGLFALLVTVWAVTGFRTLRGLFSGALLAAPRR; encoded by the coding sequence ATGGTCATCGCTGTGCAGCCTCGCACTCACGCCGCCGCAACCGCTCTCGCGGCCCCACGACTGCCGTCGCTGCGCCACTTCGGCCCCAACTGGTACGCGACCGTCATGGGCACCGCCATCGTCGCGAACGCCGGCATCGCCCTCCCCGTCGACCTCCCGGGTCTCGAGACCGCGTGCATCGCGGTGTGGGCGCTGTCCGCCGCACTGCTGGCCCTGGTCCTGGCCGCACGTGGCGCGCACTGGTTCCACCACCGTGAACAGGCCCGCGCCCACCTGCTCGACCCGTCGGTCGCGCCCTTCTACGGCTGCCTGTCCATGGCACTGCTGGCGGTCGGCATCGGCACCCTGACCGTGGGCCAGGAGGTGATCGGCGAGCAGTCGGCGCTGACGGTGGCGGCCGTGCTGTTCGTGACCGGCACCCTCATAGGGCTGGCTGCCGCGGTGGTCGTCCCGTATCTGATGGTCGAGCGGCGGCTGGTGACGCCCGACAACGCCTCGCCCGTCTGGCTGCTCCCTGTCGTCTCCCCGATGGTCGCCGCGTCGTTCGGCCCTCTGCTGGTGCCGCATCTGCCGGCCGGGCAGTGGCGGGAGGCGATGCTCCTCGCGAGCTATGCGATGTTCGGGATCAGCCTGCTGGCCACGTTCGTCATTCTGCCGATGGTCTTCTCCCGGCTCGTCCGCCACGGCCCGCTGCCGCTCGTGCTCACCCCCACCCTCTTTCTGGTCCTCGGCCCGCTCGGGCAGTCCACGACCGCCGTCAACAAGCTGGCGGACGTGGCCCCGGGCGCGATCCGGGCTCCGTACGCCGACGGGTTCGCCGCCTTCGCCGTGATCTACGGCGTCCCGGTGATGGGCTTCGCCATGCTGTGGCTGGCGCTGGCCGGCGCGATGGTGGTGCGGGCGGTGCGCGACGGCATGCCGTTCGCGATGACCTGGTGGGCCTTCACCTTCCCGGTCGGCACCTGTGTGACCGGGGCGGAGGGCTTGGCGCAGCACACGGGTCTGGCCGCTTTCGACTGGCTCGCGGTCGGCCTGTTCGCGCTCCTCGTCACGGTGTGGGCCGTGACCGGTTTTCGTACGCTGCGTGGCCTGTTCAGCGGAGCGCTGCTCGCAGCGCCGCGCCGATGA
- a CDS encoding matrixin family metalloprotease, translated as MSDAQTATAGTPDAAVCDLPDEGELSTGDLPAGSSVIGCGAVGRVVTYDGTGVTVPEPGTAVSISALAPDGSTHGFTLEVAADGKVSYDLGGADADSSTAGSDVPDVLSNAAATAADLSHESDSTDADAPDTTATGETEVADADSSAAADACSDGAYSTDDRKEYGTYEWWIGDGGMPGSLSREDAREAFWDAIDNITGSSNNCGYSDQVPAKHHYRAPTSFEADINSRTQCTDRDTLSTWDAGDLGSGVVAATCSWTWPMPGVKNDLREADVRFNTADYDFTNKPTSRCSNKYDIRSVGTHEAGHVFGLGHVGSGHQNLTMYTNSFTCTTKARTLGKGDVMGLRSIY; from the coding sequence GTGAGCGATGCCCAGACGGCCACGGCGGGGACGCCCGACGCCGCTGTCTGCGACCTGCCCGACGAAGGAGAGCTGAGCACCGGTGACCTGCCCGCTGGCTCCTCCGTGATCGGCTGCGGTGCAGTCGGGCGCGTCGTCACCTATGACGGTACCGGTGTGACGGTTCCCGAGCCGGGGACGGCCGTGAGCATTTCGGCGCTGGCGCCGGACGGGAGCACGCACGGGTTCACCCTGGAGGTCGCCGCCGACGGCAAGGTCTCCTACGACCTGGGCGGCGCTGACGCGGATTCGTCCACCGCTGGTTCGGACGTCCCTGACGTCCTGTCGAATGCTGCGGCTACAGCGGCTGACCTCTCGCATGAGTCGGACAGCACCGACGCAGACGCACCAGACACCACTGCTACGGGAGAGACCGAGGTAGCAGACGCGGATTCCTCGGCAGCCGCGGATGCCTGCAGCGACGGCGCCTACTCCACTGATGATCGCAAGGAGTACGGCACCTACGAGTGGTGGATCGGCGACGGGGGAATGCCCGGCAGTCTGTCACGCGAAGACGCCAGGGAAGCGTTCTGGGATGCCATCGACAACATCACCGGCAGCTCCAACAATTGCGGCTACAGCGACCAAGTCCCCGCGAAGCACCACTACCGGGCGCCCACGAGCTTCGAAGCGGACATCAACAGCAGAACTCAGTGCACAGACCGGGACACGCTGAGCACCTGGGACGCCGGCGACCTCGGGTCCGGCGTCGTCGCGGCGACATGCTCCTGGACCTGGCCCATGCCCGGCGTCAAGAACGACTTGCGTGAGGCCGACGTCCGCTTCAACACCGCCGACTACGACTTCACGAACAAGCCGACGAGCAGATGCTCGAATAAGTACGACATCCGCTCCGTAGGTACGCACGAGGCCGGACACGTCTTCGGACTCGGACATGTCGGTTCGGGGCACCAGAACCTCACCATGTACACGAACTCGTTCACCTGCACCACGAAGGCAAGGACCCTTGGCAAGGGAGACGTCATGGGTCTGCGCAGCATCTACTGA